One region of Bacteroidota bacterium genomic DNA includes:
- the rny gene encoding ribonuclease Y, giving the protein MEIVYELYILIPLIIVISFLVFFLGWALHSKMNKSKIGDAQTVAEKILSEAEAKAKDKVAEGEKRVKNLLQDAEKAAQNLKKEKLLEVKDQFYKKKQEFDEQVKEREKNVIEDEKKLKAEKEKNEQALKEEKSKVDQAKNELANKEKKVENLEKDLTSKIEKLEEKEKEIEALKEETSNVISEQRDRLQRISGLTEEEAKKELFESLLQQVKLDSAQKFQEVRDETKLEANRIAKNLIIQSIQRTASDHSVETTVSVLQITSDELKGRIIGKEGRNIRAFEAATGVDIIVDDTPEAIIISGFDPFRREIARVSMERLIADGRIHPARIEEVVTKVEKELSEEIIRVGENTLVEMGIQGMHRDLITLIGRMKYRSSYGQNVLNHSIEVGYLAGIMAAELGLDAYMAKRAGLLHDVGKTIDRSIEGPHAILGYEVAKRCKEHPIICNAIGAHHDEMPMEHPISIIVQAADSISGARPGARRESVEAYSKRLETLENIAKSFEGVAKTYAIQAGREVRVIVEQEKISDILQDQLADDIAKKIQEEMEYPGQIKVNVIRERRSIAYAK; this is encoded by the coding sequence ATGGAAATAGTCTATGAATTATATATCCTGATTCCATTAATAATAGTTATCAGTTTTCTCGTGTTCTTTCTCGGATGGGCTCTCCACTCCAAAATGAACAAAAGCAAAATAGGCGACGCGCAAACCGTTGCTGAAAAAATTCTTTCGGAAGCAGAAGCCAAGGCAAAAGATAAAGTTGCTGAAGGTGAAAAAAGAGTAAAGAATCTATTACAGGATGCAGAAAAAGCTGCTCAGAACTTAAAGAAAGAAAAGCTTTTAGAAGTAAAAGACCAGTTCTATAAAAAGAAACAGGAGTTTGATGAACAGGTTAAGGAACGTGAAAAGAATGTAATTGAAGATGAAAAGAAATTAAAAGCTGAAAAAGAAAAAAATGAACAGGCTTTAAAAGAAGAGAAAAGTAAAGTTGACCAGGCGAAGAATGAATTAGCAAATAAAGAAAAGAAAGTTGAGAATCTTGAAAAAGATCTAACCTCAAAAATTGAAAAACTCGAAGAAAAGGAAAAAGAAATTGAAGCCTTAAAGGAAGAGACTTCAAATGTTATTTCCGAACAAAGAGACAGACTTCAGAGAATTTCAGGTTTAACAGAAGAAGAAGCTAAGAAAGAACTTTTCGAAAGCCTGCTTCAGCAGGTTAAACTTGACTCCGCACAGAAATTTCAGGAAGTCCGAGACGAGACTAAGCTTGAAGCAAACCGCATTGCAAAAAATCTTATCATACAAAGTATTCAAAGAACTGCTTCCGACCACTCAGTTGAAACAACTGTATCTGTACTGCAGATTACTTCCGATGAATTGAAAGGAAGAATTATCGGTAAAGAGGGAAGAAACATCAGGGCATTTGAAGCTGCAACCGGCGTTGATATTATTGTTGATGATACACCGGAAGCAATTATTATTTCAGGATTCGATCCGTTCAGAAGAGAAATTGCAAGAGTATCGATGGAGAGACTTATTGCAGACGGAAGAATTCACCCTGCAAGAATTGAAGAAGTAGTAACTAAAGTTGAAAAGGAACTCAGCGAAGAAATTATAAGAGTTGGTGAAAATACACTTGTCGAAATGGGTATTCAGGGAATGCACAGAGATTTAATTACGCTCATCGGAAGAATGAAATACCGTTCAAGCTACGGCCAGAACGTGTTAAACCACTCAATAGAAGTCGGTTACTTAGCAGGTATTATGGCTGCTGAGCTTGGCTTAGATGCTTATATGGCTAAGAGAGCAGGACTTCTGCATGACGTTGGTAAGACTATCGACAGAAGTATTGAAGGACCGCACGCAATCCTCGGCTACGAAGTAGCTAAGAGATGCAAAGAGCATCCGATTATCTGTAATGCAATCGGTGCCCACCATGACGAAATGCCTATGGAGCATCCGATATCTATTATCGTTCAGGCAGCTGACTCAATCAGCGGCGCTAGACCGGGAGCAAGACGCGAATCTGTAGAAGCTTATTCAAAGAGACTTGAGACACTTGAAAACATTGCGAAGTCATTCGAAGGTGTTGCAAAGACTTATGCTATCCAGGCAGGACGTGAAGTAAGAGTAATTGTAGAGCAGGAAAAAATCAGCGATATATTACAGGACCAGTTAGCAGATGATATTGCAAAGAAGATTCAGGAAGAAATGGAATATCCGGGACAGATAAAAGTAAACGTGATTAGAGAGAGAAGGTCAATTGCATATGCGAAATAG
- a CDS encoding dephospho-CoA kinase — translation MKKQKTKLIVGITGGIGSGKTFVCNKLAKKGFKVFYADAIAKNLYTKNKTLLAALVKEFGKDILNYQGKINLSKFREVIFANKKNYAKVNKIVHPIVIDYIIKESKKSIYDIVLVESALVFESGLDKELDYVIMIYANKKTRVERIMMRDGAKKSEVENIMKYQIEEKNKLEMSDFVLVNNKSESELDAQIDFLARLLKSLTGQKELYNEGKES, via the coding sequence ATGAAGAAACAAAAAACGAAACTTATCGTCGGGATAACGGGCGGAATAGGTTCAGGTAAGACTTTTGTCTGCAACAAGCTTGCAAAAAAAGGATTTAAGGTTTTTTATGCAGATGCAATTGCTAAAAATCTTTATACAAAAAATAAAACACTCCTTGCCGCACTCGTAAAAGAGTTCGGCAAAGATATCTTAAACTATCAGGGCAAAATAAATTTATCAAAGTTCCGCGAAGTGATTTTTGCAAATAAAAAGAACTACGCAAAGGTAAATAAGATTGTACATCCTATCGTTATTGATTATATAATCAAGGAATCAAAAAAGAGTATTTACGATATTGTTCTTGTCGAGTCAGCACTAGTTTTCGAAAGCGGACTTGATAAGGAGCTGGATTATGTAATAATGATATATGCCAATAAAAAGACGAGAGTTGAAAGAATAATGATGAGAGACGGCGCGAAGAAATCTGAAGTTGAAAATATAATGAAGTATCAGATAGAAGAGAAGAATAAACTTGAAATGTCTGACTTTGTATTGGTAAATAATAAATCAGAGTCAGAGCTTGATGCGCAGATAGATTTTCTTGCGAGATTATTGAAATCGTTAACAGGACAGAAAGAACTTTACAACGAGGGCAAAGAAAGTTAA
- a CDS encoding acetylornithine transaminase, with product MNLTEKEKKHFFQTYKRLPLIVEKGEGVFLYTDKGKFLDMFGGLAVNVLGYNNAKVNDAIIAQIHKYNHLSNNFYQETQIDFAEKLLRLSGFDRIFLSSTGTEAIEGAIKLARKYFNSHTKTELISFKGGFHGRTYGSLSLTTKEKYRKGFEPLLPNVHHLLYNSVDDLKRTVNENTAAVFLEFIQGEGGIYTADCVFVDTLNELKAKYGFLIVADCIQCGAGRTGKFLSIQHYKADVDICVTAKGIGGGLPVSAVMAKEYLNDCFHAGEHGTTFGGNPVACAAGIATLDEIESHAMKNAEIVGKYLKDEILNLQKKYPNKIKEVRGMGLMLGVELGEVIPEKVVENLFERKVLVNLTNNNCVRLLPPLILSQEEADIFLKAFEESLS from the coding sequence TTGAACTTAACAGAAAAAGAAAAAAAACATTTTTTCCAGACTTATAAACGTCTTCCTCTTATTGTTGAAAAAGGGGAAGGCGTTTTTTTATATACCGATAAAGGGAAATTCCTGGATATGTTCGGCGGACTTGCCGTAAATGTACTCGGCTATAACAATGCAAAAGTAAACGATGCAATTATTGCGCAAATACATAAATACAATCACCTCTCAAATAATTTTTATCAGGAAACACAGATAGATTTTGCAGAGAAATTATTAAGATTATCAGGATTTGATAGAATATTTCTTTCTTCCACAGGAACAGAAGCTATTGAAGGCGCAATAAAATTAGCAAGAAAATATTTTAACTCACATACTAAAACTGAGTTAATTTCCTTCAAAGGCGGCTTTCACGGTCGCACATACGGAAGCTTATCACTCACTACAAAAGAAAAATACAGAAAAGGATTTGAACCGCTTCTGCCAAATGTACATCACTTATTATACAATTCAGTTGACGATTTAAAACGAACAGTGAACGAAAACACTGCGGCAGTTTTTCTTGAATTCATTCAAGGAGAAGGCGGCATTTACACTGCTGACTGCGTATTTGTCGATACGCTGAACGAACTTAAAGCGAAGTATGGGTTTTTAATTGTCGCTGACTGCATTCAATGCGGTGCAGGGCGAACGGGAAAATTTTTATCTATACAACATTACAAAGCTGATGTAGATATATGCGTAACTGCAAAAGGTATCGGCGGAGGACTGCCGGTCTCAGCAGTTATGGCTAAAGAATATCTCAATGACTGTTTTCACGCAGGTGAACACGGAACAACTTTCGGGGGAAATCCCGTGGCATGCGCAGCCGGCATTGCCACTCTGGATGAAATCGAAAGTCACGCAATGAAGAACGCTGAAATCGTTGGCAAATATCTGAAAGATGAGATCTTAAATTTACAAAAGAAATATCCCAATAAAATAAAAGAAGTGAGAGGAATGGGACTGATGCTGGGAGTTGAGCTCGGTGAAGTTATTCCTGAAAAAGTTGTTGAAAATTTATTTGAGAGGAAAGTTTTAGTAAATCTTACCAATAATAACTGCGTGCGACTCCTGCCACCGTTGATTCTATCGCAGGAAGAAGCAGATATTTTCCTTAAGGCGTTTGAAGAGAGTCTGTCTTAA
- the pyrB gene encoding aspartate carbamoyltransferase, translated as MRDFKYKWEEFKKLPLSKKKKLLIRDKELSYLIFSQQFDRENIEVLFRLADKIRDLSKNKAAADKLQTLLSHKRATLFFSQPSTRTFKSFYNACHILGIKTTELRDGTSSSQKKGESPEDTILTFASYTDLIIMRNNEEWLAEKSSWLLNKKNRVVKVINAGSGKDQHPTQSLLDAYTLDIAFKDKKGIDGKTIAIVGDLKRGRAARSLIYILKNYKTIKLILISPDSLKIEPDVKKFLIKNKIKFTETDKLKENLKKADVIYMTRIQDEYDTNNESKSIDYSGFHLKKSHLRLIKKDAIIMHPLPRRDEIDIEIDDDKRAWYWKQERNGMWARAALIAYMFGKMDEVMSYEFNSAF; from the coding sequence ATGAGAGATTTTAAATATAAATGGGAAGAATTTAAAAAACTTCCGTTAAGCAAAAAAAAGAAATTACTCATAAGAGATAAGGAGTTGTCTTATCTTATTTTCTCACAGCAGTTTGACAGGGAAAATATTGAAGTTCTATTCAGACTTGCAGATAAAATTCGGGACCTATCAAAAAATAAAGCGGCAGCTGATAAGCTGCAGACTCTACTCTCACACAAACGCGCAACATTATTTTTTTCGCAGCCCTCAACAAGAACGTTCAAATCTTTTTATAATGCCTGCCACATTCTCGGTATAAAAACTACTGAGTTGCGTGACGGAACATCTTCCTCACAGAAAAAAGGCGAATCACCCGAAGACACCATCCTTACATTTGCATCATATACTGATTTAATAATAATGCGCAACAACGAAGAGTGGCTTGCAGAAAAATCTTCGTGGCTGCTGAATAAAAAGAACAGAGTTGTAAAAGTTATCAATGCCGGCTCGGGAAAAGACCAGCATCCGACGCAGTCACTTCTTGATGCATACACGCTTGATATAGCTTTCAAAGATAAAAAAGGAATCGACGGAAAAACAATTGCTATAGTCGGTGATTTGAAACGCGGCAGAGCGGCGCGCTCACTAATTTACATTCTTAAGAATTATAAGACCATAAAATTAATTTTAATATCACCCGATTCATTAAAAATCGAACCTGATGTAAAAAAATTCCTGATAAAAAATAAAATAAAATTTACAGAGACAGATAAGCTGAAAGAAAATCTTAAGAAGGCTGATGTGATTTACATGACGCGCATTCAGGACGAATACGATACAAATAACGAATCAAAAAGTATAGACTACTCAGGATTTCATTTAAAGAAATCTCATTTAAGACTAATCAAAAAAGATGCCATCATAATGCATCCGCTTCCGCGCAGAGATGAAATTGATATTGAAATTGATGATGATAAACGGGCATGGTACTGGAAGCAGGAACGAAACGGCATGTGGGCCAGAGCAGCACTGATAGCTTATATGTTCGGCAAAATGGATGAAGTTATGAGTTATGAGTTCAATTCAGCATTTTGA
- a CDS encoding amidinotransferase — MLPKKVLMCKPEYFDINYIGNEYMTNLNADFDKDLALKQWNDLKSTYENLGFEVNEINPVKELVDMVFTANQSLPFTDSHGNKKVVLSKMRNSQREDEVKHFEDFYLKDGYEIIKLPEEISYFESMGDAIIDYKRKIIFGGYGYRTHENVYDFLKEVTNYEIVKVRLMNKYFYHLDTCFSLLNSHTAMICRDAFSEDDFKKLTNYFTDIIEVDADENKSSFACNCHCPDGQNVIIDKRAEFTKNILQKNEFNVTTVDTSEFMKSGGSVFCMKMMYF; from the coding sequence ATGTTACCAAAAAAAGTTTTAATGTGTAAGCCGGAGTACTTCGATATTAACTACATCGGCAATGAATACATGACAAATCTCAATGCAGATTTTGATAAAGACCTGGCATTGAAACAGTGGAATGATTTAAAATCCACCTATGAAAATCTTGGCTTTGAAGTAAATGAAATCAATCCTGTGAAAGAACTAGTTGATATGGTCTTCACTGCAAATCAGTCGCTTCCTTTCACCGATTCACATGGCAACAAAAAAGTTGTGCTGAGCAAAATGAGAAATTCGCAAAGAGAGGATGAAGTGAAACACTTTGAAGATTTTTATTTGAAGGATGGATATGAAATTATAAAATTACCTGAAGAGATAAGTTACTTTGAATCAATGGGTGATGCAATCATTGATTACAAAAGAAAAATAATTTTCGGCGGCTATGGATATAGAACTCACGAGAACGTTTATGATTTTCTGAAAGAAGTCACGAATTACGAAATTGTGAAAGTAAGACTGATGAATAAATATTTTTATCATCTCGATACTTGCTTTTCTTTACTGAATTCGCACACTGCAATGATTTGCCGCGATGCATTTAGCGAAGATGATTTTAAAAAGCTGACAAATTATTTTACGGATATAATTGAAGTTGATGCAGATGAAAACAAAAGTTCATTTGCCTGCAACTGCCACTGCCCTGACGGACAGAATGTAATTATAGATAAGCGCGCTGAGTTTACAAAAAATATTTTACAGAAAAATGAATTTAATGTCACAACAGTCGATACATCGGAGTTCATGAAATCCGGCGGCAGCGTCTTCTGTATGAAAATGATGTATTTCTGA
- a CDS encoding SRPBCC family protein, with protein sequence MYHFEKSVIMNCPIERAFAFHTDTNNLKLISPSSVKTEIIKIELPMVLNSEVELDVTQFGIFKSYWKVKITQYKENEVIGDYMLKGPFKYWYHRHCFDTQAGKTIMTDRIDYKLPFGFLGDIAYALFAKKMIEKMFEFRHKKTKEILESKN encoded by the coding sequence ATGTATCATTTTGAGAAAAGCGTGATAATGAATTGCCCGATAGAAAGAGCTTTTGCATTCCACACAGACACAAATAATTTGAAATTAATTTCTCCTTCATCAGTAAAAACGGAGATTATAAAGATAGAGCTACCAATGGTTTTAAACTCTGAAGTTGAGCTTGATGTAACGCAGTTCGGAATTTTTAAATCATACTGGAAAGTAAAAATCACTCAGTACAAAGAGAATGAAGTGATAGGTGATTATATGCTCAAAGGTCCTTTCAAGTACTGGTATCACCGGCACTGCTTCGACACTCAGGCAGGCAAAACAATTATGACTGACAGAATAGATTACAAGCTTCCGTTCGGATTTCTCGGAGATATTGCTTATGCTTTATTTGCCAAAAAGATGATTGAAAAAATGTTTGAGTTCCGTCATAAAAAAACAAAAGAAATTCTCGAATCAAAAAATTAA
- a CDS encoding zinc-dependent metalloprotease — MKKLFLLVILSIPFAFTFAQEGYEGTISKSQKTEGLFNTYKDKGDYYFEFQKGYNKKLFLLKMTNLTSIDELGFFAGLDMGDMTLQLERRNDNLDIIKINELILPDTNKFSNYNQNVTSRFGPLKIEGFNKDSSKFIAKINSYFTSDIPNLQFMFQQLVGGYYSINSDLTFIEQVKTFPKNIEITVNYVFNTSSSPVPAIPDSRSINFRIRYSLIDLSPDSVNVYIPRLSDARVGYFETSVKDYTNPMRKSELIKYISRWNLQKKNPNDELSEPVKPIVYWIDRATPKEYRDAIKKGVMLWNKAFEKIGYKNAVQCNVQPDSVQWDSDDIRYNLLRWQSFSTSGIAGIGPSVSNPFTGEILNSSVLINSEALRFTQDEKTLFSLISSKDELYKNNFEGDKVIKVLEKINKKNFYICQYPSLSQNQALIGAVKYIVDNNVTSTDEIPKDYVYDYLTELVVHEVGHTLGLRHNFKASTAYTFEEIRNPEFTNQWGNGGSVMDYNAANISPPGDKQGTYWSPTIGMYDYFAIEYGYKSFPNIKKSDDEVPYLIAIASRSSDPHLVYGTDEDVINSFFGPTSLDPLTQTFDLGSSPLKYAQDKIEIDTNLFGKVGRYFPTYNESYSQLNNVFIGLLFDYFSNTMIVSKYIGGAYITRMKQGDVVDNKYPVMPVSHDEQMAALNFLNKYAFEADDYLKFSPDFLKMLQPVANSRGRQDFPLNDIIYTIQANTLYRLYNPILMKRMLEQENLSSDILTLGEMNDFLYSNIWKEVKSKSSISKNRRALQKLHMDILIEMLVNPQGGMPEDARSMAYKYLNQLKKDIAGFKGGNDFDSFHLRECESRIDKALNSIIINQH; from the coding sequence ATGAAAAAATTATTTTTATTAGTAATACTCTCAATCCCTTTTGCTTTCACATTTGCACAGGAAGGATACGAAGGCACTATATCTAAATCACAAAAGACTGAAGGACTATTTAACACTTACAAAGATAAAGGTGACTATTATTTTGAGTTTCAGAAAGGATATAATAAAAAGTTATTCCTTCTTAAAATGACTAACCTTACATCGATTGATGAACTTGGATTTTTTGCGGGACTTGACATGGGTGATATGACACTGCAGCTTGAAAGAAGAAATGATAATCTTGACATCATAAAAATTAACGAGCTCATTCTTCCCGATACAAATAAGTTTTCCAATTACAATCAGAATGTAACTTCACGTTTCGGTCCTTTGAAAATTGAAGGATTTAATAAGGACAGCTCTAAGTTCATTGCAAAAATAAATTCATACTTTACCTCTGATATTCCGAATCTTCAGTTCATGTTTCAGCAGTTAGTCGGCGGGTATTACTCAATAAACTCTGACTTAACTTTTATTGAGCAGGTGAAAACTTTTCCGAAGAATATTGAGATAACGGTCAACTATGTTTTTAATACGTCATCGAGTCCCGTACCTGCTATACCGGATTCGCGTTCAATTAATTTCAGAATTAGATATTCACTTATTGATTTATCTCCTGACTCAGTGAATGTTTACATCCCGCGATTATCTGATGCGAGAGTGGGATATTTTGAGACATCGGTGAAGGATTATACAAATCCCATGAGAAAGAGTGAGCTGATAAAATATATTTCGCGATGGAATCTTCAGAAGAAAAATCCGAATGATGAGTTATCAGAACCCGTAAAACCGATTGTATACTGGATTGACAGAGCTACTCCGAAAGAATACAGAGATGCTATTAAGAAAGGTGTGATGCTATGGAACAAGGCGTTTGAAAAAATCGGTTACAAAAATGCAGTGCAGTGTAACGTTCAGCCGGATTCAGTCCAGTGGGATTCCGACGACATCAGGTATAATTTATTAAGATGGCAGTCGTTTTCTACATCGGGAATTGCAGGCATCGGCCCCTCTGTTTCAAATCCCTTCACTGGAGAAATTTTAAACAGCAGTGTATTGATTAACTCCGAAGCGCTGCGTTTTACACAGGATGAAAAAACTTTGTTCAGTCTTATTAGTTCAAAAGATGAATTATATAAAAATAATTTTGAGGGAGACAAAGTAATAAAAGTCCTTGAAAAAATTAATAAGAAGAATTTTTACATCTGCCAGTATCCTTCGCTATCACAAAATCAGGCATTGATAGGCGCAGTGAAATATATAGTCGATAATAATGTTACGAGCACTGATGAAATTCCGAAAGATTATGTGTACGATTATTTAACTGAGCTTGTTGTGCATGAAGTTGGGCACACACTGGGACTGCGGCATAATTTCAAAGCATCGACAGCATACACATTTGAGGAAATAAGAAATCCTGAGTTTACAAATCAGTGGGGAAACGGCGGCTCAGTGATGGATTATAACGCTGCAAACATTTCTCCTCCCGGAGATAAGCAGGGGACTTACTGGTCACCGACAATTGGGATGTATGATTACTTTGCTATAGAGTACGGCTACAAATCTTTCCCGAATATAAAAAAGTCCGACGATGAAGTTCCTTATCTTATTGCAATAGCTTCACGTTCATCTGACCCGCATTTAGTTTACGGAACCGATGAAGATGTAATAAACAGTTTCTTCGGACCGACGAGTCTTGATCCGTTAACACAGACATTTGATTTAGGAAGTTCGCCGTTAAAGTATGCGCAGGATAAGATTGAGATTGATACAAATCTTTTCGGAAAGGTCGGAAGATATTTCCCGACATACAATGAAAGTTACTCGCAGCTGAATAATGTTTTCATAGGTCTGCTCTTCGATTATTTTTCAAACACAATGATAGTGTCGAAGTACATCGGCGGCGCATATATTACCAGAATGAAGCAGGGAGATGTAGTTGATAATAAATATCCTGTGATGCCGGTCTCTCATGATGAGCAGATGGCAGCTTTGAATTTTTTAAATAAGTATGCATTTGAGGCAGATGATTATCTGAAGTTCAGCCCCGACTTTTTAAAAATGCTTCAGCCTGTTGCAAACAGCAGGGGAAGGCAGGACTTCCCGCTGAACGATATTATTTATACAATACAGGCAAACACTTTGTACAGATTATACAATCCGATTTTAATGAAAAGGATGCTTGAGCAGGAAAACTTGTCGTCAGATATTCTGACTCTGGGTGAGATGAATGATTTTCTTTATTCGAATATATGGAAAGAAGTTAAATCAAAATCATCCATTTCAAAAAACAGAAGAGCGCTGCAAAAACTTCACATGGATATTTTGATTGAGATGCTTGTAAATCCGCAGGGGGGAATGCCGGAAGATGCGCGTTCAATGGCGTACAAATATTTAAACCAATTGAAGAAAGATATAGCCGGATTTAAAGGCGGAAATGATTTTGATTCGTTTCATTTGAGGGAGTGTGAATCCAGAATTGATAAGGCGCTGAATTCGATAATAATTAATCAACATTAA
- a CDS encoding NUDIX domain-containing protein — MSEYQKIRVSVRSICIVDNKILLQTDLNDSVPTYATVGGELESGETMEERLKLEYKEETGMDIEIKKYLFVIENFFLYNDKPLHSLEHFFLVNIASTEFSSKEKHLSFHWIPVEEIEKYEIKPKVLKELILKGELDEHKHLISRG; from the coding sequence ATGAGTGAATATCAGAAAATCCGTGTTAGCGTAAGAAGCATTTGTATCGTTGATAATAAAATACTTTTGCAGACGGATTTAAACGATTCAGTGCCGACATATGCAACGGTTGGAGGTGAACTTGAGTCGGGAGAGACAATGGAAGAGAGACTGAAACTTGAATATAAAGAGGAAACCGGAATGGACATTGAAATTAAAAAGTATCTGTTCGTTATTGAAAATTTCTTTTTATATAATGATAAGCCTCTTCATTCACTTGAACATTTTTTCCTTGTAAATATTGCTTCAACTGAATTCTCATCAAAAGAAAAACATTTATCATTTCACTGGATACCTGTTGAAGAAATTGAAAAGTATGAAATAAAACCAAAGGTGTTAAAAGAATTGATATTAAAAGGGGAGCTGGATGAACATAAACATTTGATTTCGAGGGGTTGA
- a CDS encoding enoyl-CoA hydratase/isomerase family protein has translation MAYNSILTEKKNSVLYITLNRPDVYNAFNDEMTYELQDAFKNDAAADDVRCVVITGAGKAFCSGQDLKDFTDKKSTFKEALDKRYNPLIRLITELPKPVIASINGVAAGAGLSLALACDYRIAVESATLIEVFINVGLVPDSGSSFYLLKILGYAKAFELCATGDKVTAKEAKELGLINKIVSNGTLLKKITEQTANNFASKPTFAIGMIKDLLQKAAHSPLNDILELEAQHQQSAGNSADFKEGVAAFLEKRKPKFTGK, from the coding sequence ATGGCGTACAATTCCATTCTAACAGAAAAGAAGAACTCAGTTTTATATATTACTTTAAACCGTCCCGATGTCTATAATGCTTTCAATGATGAGATGACTTACGAGCTTCAGGATGCATTCAAAAACGATGCGGCAGCAGATGATGTAAGATGCGTTGTTATCACCGGAGCAGGGAAGGCGTTCTGCTCAGGTCAGGACCTTAAAGATTTCACCGATAAAAAATCAACCTTTAAAGAAGCGCTCGATAAAAGATACAATCCTTTAATCAGATTAATAACTGAACTTCCTAAACCTGTAATTGCATCAATCAACGGCGTAGCTGCCGGAGCGGGACTTTCGCTTGCATTAGCTTGTGACTATCGTATTGCTGTTGAAAGCGCAACATTGATAGAGGTATTTATTAATGTGGGACTTGTGCCCGATAGCGGTTCATCTTTTTACCTGCTGAAAATTTTAGGTTATGCAAAGGCATTTGAGCTCTGTGCAACGGGTGATAAAGTCACCGCAAAAGAAGCAAAAGAATTAGGACTGATAAACAAGATTGTAAGCAACGGAACACTGCTTAAAAAAATAACTGAACAGACCGCGAATAACTTCGCATCAAAGCCGACATTTGCTATTGGTATGATAAAAGATTTATTGCAGAAGGCTGCTCACTCGCCATTGAATGATATACTTGAGCTTGAAGCGCAGCATCAGCAGTCAGCGGGTAATTCGGCTGATTTTAAAGAAGGTGTTGCAGCATTTCTGGAAAAAAGAAAACCAAAGTTTACAGGTAAGTAA
- a CDS encoding M48 family metalloprotease → MKKITKKFRLNHNLSYLIISVLTLCTFSVFYSCGANLFSVSDDVSIGRDLDKQIRADRQNYPIMEGHDDVRSYVSGIGRGILNSSSLIQYKSVFPYKFDVIQDDSTVNAFCVPGGYIYIYTGLIKFLDNEAALAGVMAHEIAHAERRHMTQRLTSYYGVSTILSLVLGNNPNQFAEIAANLFVGLGFLANSRSDETEADDYSIKYLRSSQYYPGGIMFFFNKIREEEIRKGRTPGGLERLLATHPLAQDRIDNAYMDLSKIVPRPDSTKGLFPERYQEIKAKLQY, encoded by the coding sequence ATGAAGAAAATAACAAAGAAATTCAGACTAAACCACAACCTTTCTTACTTAATAATTTCTGTTTTAACACTTTGCACTTTTTCAGTATTTTATAGCTGTGGAGCAAATTTGTTTTCTGTAAGTGATGATGTAAGTATTGGAAGAGATCTTGATAAACAAATCAGGGCTGACAGACAAAATTATCCTATAATGGAAGGGCACGACGATGTTAGAAGTTACGTCAGCGGAATTGGAAGAGGAATTTTAAACAGTTCTTCTCTCATTCAGTACAAAAGTGTTTTTCCTTATAAGTTTGATGTGATACAGGACGACAGCACTGTGAATGCGTTCTGTGTTCCAGGTGGATATATTTACATTTATACAGGTCTCATAAAATTTTTAGATAACGAAGCTGCGCTTGCTGGTGTTATGGCGCATGAGATTGCCCATGCTGAAAGAAGACACATGACTCAGAGGCTGACATCTTATTACGGAGTAAGTACGATTCTTTCGTTAGTGCTTGGTAACAATCCCAATCAGTTTGCAGAGATAGCAGCGAACCTTTTTGTAGGACTTGGTTTTCTTGCAAACAGCCGTTCTGATGAAACTGAAGCGGACGATTATTCTATAAAATATTTACGTTCCTCGCAGTACTATCCGGGAGGAATAATGTTCTTCTTTAATAAAATCCGTGAGGAAGAAATAAGAAAAGGCAGAACACCCGGCGGACTTGAAAGACTGCTTGCAACACATCCTCTTGCTCAGGATAGAATTGACAATGCATATATGGATCTCAGTAAAATTGTTCCGAGGCCTGATTCAACAAAGGGATTGTTCCCTGAAAGATATCAGGAAATTAAAGCAAAGCTGCAATACTAA